A region of the Muricauda sp. MAR_2010_75 genome:
CCCTTTTCCCAGGCCGTAATCATGTCATTTTTATTGGAGTAGGGGGCTTCAAACTCCATTTCCCGTTCACGCCATGGTTTTTCACCATCCTCGGTCAAGAAATTGGTCCACCGGCTCAACATATTCCCCACTAGGTGCTTTACAATAATGGCAATGGAATTATCCGTTTCTGAGAAGGTCCAAAAGATATCTTCATCGGTAAGCTGGGCAAAGGTTTTATCACCCATGGTTTTGTACCGATGAAATTCAAAAATGACGTTGGAAAGATAGTTTTCGTGAAAATTCATTCGTTGTCCGCAGGGTCAAATCCAATACTTACTGAATTAATGCAGTACCGTTGTCCGGTAGTTTCTCGTGGTCCATCATTAAAAACATGCCCCAAATGGCTTCCGCAGTTGGCACATACTGTTTCGGTGCGGATCATCCCATGCGTGGTATCCCTTATGTATTCAATGGCCCCTTCCACAGCTTGGTCGAAAGACGGCCAACCACAACCACTTTCAAATTTGTGTTCGCTTTC
Encoded here:
- the msrB gene encoding peptide-methionine (R)-S-oxide reductase MsrB: MTKKYDIQKTEEEWQKELSPEEYYVLRKKGTERPFTGQYNLHFENGNYHCKACNAKLFESEHKFESGCGWPSFDQAVEGAIEYIRDTTHGMIRTETVCANCGSHLGHVFNDGPRETTGQRYCINSVSIGFDPADNE
- a CDS encoding DUF1572 family protein; its protein translation is MNFHENYLSNVIFEFHRYKTMGDKTFAQLTDEDIFWTFSETDNSIAIIVKHLVGNMLSRWTNFLTEDGEKPWREREMEFEAPYSNKNDMITAWEKGWNCLFDALEQMKTIDFDTRIKIRNENHTLIEAVNRQLAHYAGHVGQLAFIGKMIKGPQWKSLSIPKGGSNAFNKRMFGKDKI